The proteins below are encoded in one region of Parvicella tangerina:
- a CDS encoding Gldg family protein: MKRRSPKYRHILELIILVAVIFVVNLIASYKFYRVDLTEDKIHSLHPKTIDFLEQEAAGVMDVIIYLDGEDLPPVIQKFRQAIKDKMDEFQAYAGNKIKYKFVDINEDPELTKKYVKDFASKGAKGNIINVNNDSEVSSVVFYPVVELRYNSNSVLIDFMDDKINVSNLYVEQQEKYIEYELLKGMFRATGQPRYTVSLLYGNQELTSAENSSVYLELKDFYVIDTVKLIVKNDSLNKEFVDFNALNKTDVLIVARPLKAFSDMELLALDQYVMNGGKVIWSIDMVDSHEDSLAIPGKFFTQSEPINEMVTLEKMLYKYGAGIKQNFISNAICAPQIRWDFRIQPWNTYYYTPSKQTKQISPIIDQWYPHPCVTMNRGNNDGKGYDVLTKNVADIRLKYPSTININQGADVKKTVILESDFKHRIFQAYTRIRYDDAIIVEDLTDIEPAGSFFKPQEPKPYKEPLAVLLEGEFPSFFKGIDESLKQQLADKDKEFKEKSKPTSMMIIGDGDFLKNDFELDIYNGKVTPKMINVNVDPISKELLYGNTVFLHNVIDKMTGNEYLIPLRSRVNPIRKLNQEELKYNKNKWILINLLVPFIFVILIGVTQWWIRRRRYIS, encoded by the coding sequence ATGAAAAGAAGAAGTCCGAAATATCGCCATATTCTAGAGTTAATCATTTTGGTTGCTGTGATCTTTGTGGTTAACCTGATTGCCAGTTATAAATTTTATCGAGTTGACCTGACCGAAGATAAAATCCATTCTTTGCACCCCAAGACAATAGATTTTCTTGAACAGGAAGCGGCTGGTGTCATGGATGTTATCATTTACCTGGATGGAGAAGACCTACCTCCTGTGATTCAAAAATTCAGGCAAGCTATTAAAGACAAAATGGACGAATTCCAAGCATACGCAGGGAATAAGATCAAATACAAGTTTGTAGACATTAACGAAGATCCTGAACTCACTAAAAAATATGTCAAGGATTTCGCCTCAAAAGGAGCCAAGGGAAATATCATCAATGTAAACAATGACAGCGAAGTCTCTTCGGTAGTATTTTATCCTGTCGTAGAGTTGCGGTACAATAGTAATTCGGTTTTGATCGATTTCATGGACGACAAAATCAACGTAAGCAACCTTTACGTAGAGCAACAAGAGAAGTATATTGAGTATGAACTTCTCAAAGGCATGTTTAGAGCGACTGGTCAGCCTAGGTACACGGTCTCATTGCTTTATGGTAATCAGGAATTGACCAGCGCAGAAAATAGCTCCGTATATCTTGAACTGAAAGATTTTTATGTCATCGATACCGTCAAACTAATAGTCAAGAACGATTCATTAAACAAAGAGTTTGTGGATTTCAACGCACTGAACAAAACAGATGTTCTTATCGTAGCAAGACCACTCAAGGCTTTCTCAGACATGGAGCTCCTTGCACTTGACCAGTATGTAATGAATGGAGGAAAAGTGATTTGGTCCATAGACATGGTGGATTCCCATGAAGACAGCCTAGCCATCCCTGGCAAATTCTTCACCCAGTCAGAACCCATCAACGAAATGGTTACGCTGGAAAAAATGCTCTATAAATACGGTGCAGGGATCAAGCAGAACTTTATTTCTAATGCGATCTGCGCTCCTCAGATCAGATGGGATTTTAGAATTCAACCCTGGAATACGTATTACTATACCCCTTCGAAACAAACTAAGCAAATTTCCCCGATCATTGACCAATGGTATCCGCACCCCTGCGTAACGATGAATCGAGGCAACAATGACGGAAAAGGCTATGATGTGCTTACCAAAAATGTTGCGGACATTCGGTTAAAATATCCAAGTACAATTAACATCAATCAAGGAGCTGACGTAAAGAAAACAGTCATTCTTGAAAGCGATTTCAAACATCGTATTTTTCAAGCATATACTCGAATAAGGTATGATGACGCGATTATCGTGGAGGATCTTACGGATATAGAACCCGCAGGCTCGTTTTTTAAGCCGCAGGAACCAAAACCCTACAAAGAACCTTTAGCCGTTTTACTGGAAGGAGAATTCCCTTCGTTTTTTAAAGGAATTGATGAAAGTCTTAAACAACAATTAGCCGATAAAGACAAAGAGTTTAAAGAAAAAAGTAAACCAACCAGCATGATGATCATTGGTGACGGTGACTTCCTAAAGAATGACTTTGAACTAGACATTTATAATGGTAAAGTGACCCCGAAGATGATCAATGTGAATGTAGATCCGATTTCAAAAGAGTTGCTCTACGGCAACACGGTATTTTTACACAATGTAATAGACAAAATGACGGGTAATGAATACCTCATTCCATTGCGTTCACGTGTTAATCCCATCCGCAAACTCAACCAGGAAGAGCTTAAGTACAATAAGAACAAATGGATATTGATTAATCTATTAGTTCCGTTTATCTTTGTGATTCTGATTGGTGTGACTCAATGGTGGATCAGAAGAAGAAGATACATCTCCTAA
- a CDS encoding alkane 1-monooxygenase, whose amino-acid sequence MKYLKYLFSYLSLAIGYIGLYFGGWTTFLLVIYAFIFIPLIELMLEGSKYNLSKEEEKVMAKDRVFDYLIYLSVPLHYGLLVMFLFSFSHDLEWWEIVGNISILGISCGVYGINVAHELGHRTSKFEQFLAKSLLLTSQYMHFFIEHNRGHHNKVSTEDDPASSRYNEPLYMFWIRSVTMSYISAWKLENFRLSRMGEKWFSWRNEMIWYTIIQASFIGLIAWGFGWRVTGFYLISAVFGFLLLETVNYIEHYGLSRKKGEHGYGKVLPIHSWNSNHPLGRLILFELSRHSDHHFRANRKYQILRYHEDSPQMPTGYPGMMVLSLVPPLWFKVMNPRVNKLREAYSDKLSVS is encoded by the coding sequence ATGAAGTATCTAAAATATCTATTCTCGTATTTATCGCTTGCAATAGGGTACATTGGACTGTACTTTGGCGGTTGGACAACATTTCTGTTAGTCATTTATGCTTTTATCTTCATTCCACTTATCGAATTAATGCTTGAAGGTTCCAAGTATAATTTATCGAAGGAAGAAGAAAAAGTGATGGCCAAGGATAGGGTGTTTGATTATTTGATTTACCTTTCAGTGCCTCTTCATTATGGTTTGTTGGTTATGTTTCTATTCTCTTTTAGCCATGACCTTGAATGGTGGGAGATTGTTGGGAACATAAGTATATTGGGAATTTCATGCGGTGTTTATGGCATTAATGTTGCCCATGAGTTAGGACACAGGACGTCTAAATTTGAACAGTTTTTAGCAAAGTCGTTGTTATTAACCTCTCAATACATGCACTTTTTTATTGAACACAATAGAGGGCACCACAATAAAGTGAGTACGGAGGATGATCCTGCATCTTCAAGGTATAATGAACCGCTTTATATGTTTTGGATTCGAAGTGTTACCATGAGCTATATTTCTGCCTGGAAACTTGAAAATTTTCGCCTATCCCGAATGGGGGAGAAGTGGTTTTCGTGGAGGAATGAGATGATTTGGTATACCATCATTCAGGCTAGTTTTATTGGTCTAATTGCTTGGGGCTTTGGATGGCGCGTGACTGGGTTCTATCTGATCAGTGCTGTTTTTGGTTTCTTACTTTTGGAAACGGTTAATTATATTGAGCATTACGGATTAAGCAGAAAGAAAGGTGAACACGGTTACGGAAAAGTTTTACCTATTCATAGTTGGAACAGTAATCATCCACTAGGACGATTAATTCTTTTTGAGTTGAGTAGACATAGTGATCATCATTTTCGGGCAAATAGAAAGTATCAGATTTTAAGATATCATGAAGATTCTCCTCAAATGCCAACAGGCTATCCTGGTATGATGGTGTTGTCCCTTGTTCCTCCGTTGTGGTTTAAAGTGATGAACCCGAGGGTGAACAAGCTGCGAGAAGCGTATAGTGATAAGCTATCGGTTAGTTAG
- a CDS encoding alpha/beta hydrolase, with amino-acid sequence MKSFQIPTTKTARFFQMGEFNASTKRVIIACHGYAQLGEYFLKWFEGMDLSETVVIAPEGLHRFYWKGFNGKVVASWMTKEDRENDIKDYCLFLDNVYARLPITKEMQVIALGFSQGAATISRWAEFTTKKIHHLILWAGVFPDDVDVKSINFKLETPVHVTFGNKDVFYNAEQLDQLKQYLDDKKLDYEFSAFQGEHKIYPEPLNNLLQKIRAT; translated from the coding sequence ATGAAGTCATTTCAAATACCCACAACTAAAACGGCTCGTTTCTTTCAAATGGGCGAATTTAATGCATCTACCAAACGAGTAATTATTGCCTGCCATGGTTATGCACAGCTCGGAGAGTACTTCCTAAAATGGTTTGAAGGAATGGACCTTTCGGAAACTGTTGTTATTGCTCCAGAGGGCTTACACCGATTCTACTGGAAAGGATTCAATGGAAAAGTGGTTGCCAGCTGGATGACTAAAGAAGATCGAGAAAATGACATTAAGGATTATTGTCTATTCTTAGACAACGTTTATGCACGACTCCCTATAACTAAAGAAATGCAAGTGATTGCTCTTGGATTTTCTCAAGGCGCAGCAACCATATCCAGATGGGCCGAGTTCACAACAAAAAAAATCCACCACCTCATCTTATGGGCAGGTGTATTTCCTGATGACGTAGATGTTAAAAGCATCAATTTTAAGCTCGAAACTCCGGTACATGTTACTTTTGGTAATAAAGACGTCTTTTATAATGCAGAACAACTTGACCAACTGAAACAGTATCTCGATGATAAAAAATTGGACTATGAATTCTCAGCTTTCCAAGGGGAGCACAAAATTTATCCAGAACCGCTAAATAATCTACTCCAAAAAATCCGTGCAACTTAG
- a CDS encoding GEVED domain-containing protein, with the protein MRSLYLAIALLISFSSGMAQTSNIYIGNGTQSNSSTAYPAPYGNWYWGAKHQIIVLASELTAAGMSAGDIYGLGFDVDQANGTQLDGFTIKIGTTTSTQFQWGSNFQTTGLTTVFGPANYTETNGVNMHSFSSPFNWDGTSNLIIDICFNNASFTNNASTFFTQTTDDMVMYERQDAANVCSTTGNGQRSNLRPNLIFEWQVPNIPPVADFIASPTVSCSGDIQFTDQSTNSPTSWLWDFGDGNTSTQQNPTHSYTTTGTYTVTLTATNPFGSDDEIKTNYVDVNLSGATPTTPSCLPQTVDGTLGFGITNVEFNTINKSSGDASEGYSDFTCDQTTVYAGQSYTFTASHKSPTTHNCTAWIDWNNDGVFNPNTEVIASSSSDTTTTATVIIPSTAVLNTMLRMRVIADYDLNAQPTPCSDPGYGQCEDYTVIVEQLAQPPSSDFTSNVVYTCDGTVDFEDLSTNIPYAWSWSFGDGGTSVAKNPTHTYTSDGVYDVQLITTNQYGSDTLLQTAYIEVATEFDLTDASCEPITLSYCCGYGIYTVSLNTINHSSGDAADDYQDYSCENNTTLQTGNTYLMEVRTGSQNPQDTKAWIDFNNDGSFDASELVFEELNAYNPTAMIAIPASGVVLDTFLRMRVSSDEVGASLDPCDNNFRGQTEDYGVKIEDVDGVAEFDSKNINLYPNPNNGAFTISSSALISEIEVYSYIGRLLDRKTGINADMLNWSKSSLPAGQYLVVIKFADQSRSVQKFTIK; encoded by the coding sequence ATGAGATCTTTATACCTAGCGATTGCTTTGCTAATTTCCTTTTCAAGTGGAATGGCTCAAACCTCCAATATCTACATTGGAAACGGCACTCAATCGAACAGTAGCACTGCGTATCCTGCCCCCTATGGAAACTGGTATTGGGGCGCCAAGCATCAAATCATTGTTTTGGCGAGTGAATTAACGGCTGCTGGAATGAGTGCAGGAGACATTTACGGACTTGGCTTTGATGTAGATCAAGCGAATGGAACACAATTAGATGGTTTCACTATTAAAATAGGGACTACTACTTCCACCCAATTTCAGTGGGGCTCAAATTTTCAAACTACTGGATTGACAACTGTTTTTGGCCCTGCTAACTATACAGAAACCAATGGAGTTAACATGCACAGCTTTTCGAGTCCTTTCAATTGGGATGGAACCTCCAACTTGATCATCGATATTTGTTTTAACAACGCTAGCTTTACCAATAACGCCTCTACATTCTTCACGCAAACCACAGATGATATGGTGATGTATGAACGACAGGATGCAGCAAACGTGTGTAGCACAACAGGAAATGGTCAACGATCAAACCTAAGACCTAACCTTATTTTTGAATGGCAGGTTCCCAATATTCCTCCAGTTGCAGACTTTATTGCAAGCCCTACTGTTTCATGTTCAGGAGATATCCAGTTTACAGATCAGTCTACCAACTCTCCAACATCCTGGCTCTGGGATTTTGGCGATGGAAATACATCTACACAACAAAACCCAACGCATTCTTATACAACTACAGGAACTTATACAGTGACGTTAACGGCAACCAATCCTTTTGGTAGTGACGATGAAATAAAAACCAACTATGTAGATGTTAATCTCTCAGGAGCTACTCCTACTACACCATCATGCTTACCCCAAACTGTAGACGGAACTCTTGGCTTTGGAATTACCAATGTAGAGTTTAACACCATTAATAAATCTTCTGGTGATGCGAGTGAAGGTTACTCTGACTTTACTTGTGATCAAACTACGGTATATGCAGGTCAGTCATACACATTTACTGCATCACACAAGAGCCCAACCACCCATAATTGCACGGCTTGGATAGACTGGAATAATGATGGAGTTTTTAATCCAAATACAGAAGTAATTGCAAGTAGCTCGAGTGACACAACGACCACAGCTACAGTGATTATTCCCTCAACCGCTGTACTTAACACCATGTTAAGAATGAGGGTTATTGCAGATTACGACCTCAATGCGCAACCTACACCATGTTCTGACCCTGGTTATGGTCAGTGCGAGGATTACACGGTCATTGTTGAACAATTAGCGCAGCCGCCCTCTTCTGATTTTACAAGTAATGTGGTTTACACCTGTGATGGAACGGTTGATTTTGAGGATCTTTCTACCAACATCCCTTATGCATGGTCATGGAGTTTTGGAGATGGAGGAACAAGTGTAGCCAAAAATCCTACTCATACTTATACTTCAGATGGTGTTTATGATGTTCAGTTGATTACTACAAATCAATACGGTTCTGACACCTTGCTTCAAACGGCCTATATTGAGGTAGCCACGGAATTTGATTTGACAGATGCTTCTTGCGAACCTATTACTCTATCCTACTGTTGTGGATACGGAATTTACACGGTCTCACTTAACACAATTAACCATAGTTCAGGTGATGCTGCAGATGATTATCAGGATTACTCCTGTGAAAACAACACCACACTTCAAACGGGAAATACCTACTTAATGGAGGTAAGAACGGGTAGTCAAAACCCACAAGACACTAAAGCATGGATAGACTTCAACAACGATGGAAGTTTTGATGCCTCAGAGTTAGTTTTTGAAGAACTTAATGCGTATAATCCAACAGCCATGATAGCAATCCCGGCATCAGGTGTTGTGCTGGATACCTTTCTAAGAATGAGAGTTTCATCTGATGAAGTTGGAGCTTCTTTAGATCCTTGTGACAATAACTTTAGAGGTCAAACAGAAGATTATGGAGTAAAAATCGAAGATGTAGATGGAGTGGCTGAATTCGACTCCAAAAATATCAATTTGTACCCCAACCCAAATAACGGAGCTTTCACCATTAGCTCCTCCGCTTTAATCAGCGAAATCGAAGTTTATAGTTATATTGGTAGACTGCTTGATCGGAAAACTGGCATCAATGCAGATATGCTAAATTGGTCGAAAAGCAGCCTTCCTGCAGGACAGTACCTCGTTGTAATTAAGTTCGCTGACCAGTCGAGATCAGTTCAAAAATTTACGATTAAATAA